Below is a genomic region from Bacteroidota bacterium.
AGCGACTGCCCGCTGGAATCGGTGAGTTCCAGTTCCTCGCCGACTTCAGGGTCGAGGTTCTCCGGGAACTGCTCCGGGGGCACGCTCAGCATCATCTCGTCCCGGCGCGGACCGTACGCCTGGTCCGCCGGAATCTCGACGGTCTGCGACTCGCCCGTGGCCATGCCGGTCACGGCCTCGTCGAAGCCCGCGATGACCTGCCCGCCGCCGACGGTGAACTCGAGTGGCGGCCGGCCGGCAGACGAGTCGAACTCGGTGCCGTCGGCGAGGGTGCCGGTGTAGTGGACGCGGACGGTGTCGCCTGCGGTGGCGTAGGACATGGGTCTGGGCGTGTGGGTGGGTGAGGGTACGAGCGTGTGGGAGTTGGGAGCGCGCTACAGCAGGCCCCCATCCTCCCACACGCCCGACCGCTAGTTGCGGCTCATCATCAGCCGGAGGACGTACCAGAACATCAGCGCGACCGAGGCGAAGAGTTCGAGCGACGCCGCGACGTGCCGGTCCTCGGGGTAGTCGCGGAGGATCTTCGAGGTATCGTAGAGGATCGCCGCGCCCGCGAGACCGATCATCGCGACCGAGAACCAGGTCCCGAGCTCGAAGCCGAACAGCACACCGGCCACAATGGCGACGATGGCGACGATGAAGCCCCACTTGAGGAGGCCGCCGAGGACCGAGAAGTCCTTGCCCGTCAGCACGGCGACCGCCGTGAGGCCGGTGAACCCGAGCAGCGTCACCCACGCCGCGCTGCCGATCACGCCGGGGGCGACGGTGTTAGCGATGTAGAGCAGCGGTACGAAGATGATCGCCTGGGCAAACACGAACCCGCCGAGCGCCGCGTACTGCGCGGCCGGCGAGAGGGCCGAGTGCGCCGTCCGGCTCGCGAACCAGCTCACGATCACGAACCCGCCGAGCACGAGCAGCCAGTTGACACTCAGCATCGCCTCGGCGATAGGAAATGCGAGGCCCGACTTGAAGAGGGCGACCTCGATGCCCGTGAAGAGCAGGATCGCGCCGAACAGGTGGAGGTAGGTCCGCGTGACAAACGCCGCCCGCGCCTCGGAACCGAGGGATGCGACGGGAGCGGAGAGATTGTAGGTATCCATCGAAGATGTCGTCAGTGGGTTAGGAAGACGGACGAAACGCGCCGCCGGGCCCCAGAACCCGCACCGTCCGGCTCTCGTTCCCGCCTACCTATCGGATCGAAACAGAGAATCAAACGGGTCATCCTGGCCCGATACGGCGGCGGCCACGGTCCGGCCCATGCGGAAGCCGTAACCCATCCCGTGCCCGGTGAAGCCGCCGACCCACCACGCCTGATCTACGCCCGGCACGGTGCCGAACCGGGGTAGGCCGGTCGAGGAAAAGCCCATCGTCCCGCTCCAGCGCCGCGCGACGTCGGCACCGGCGAAGGCCGGGAAGTGGCGATGGAGGTAGGCCTCGAGGTCAGCCTGAAGCGGCGCGGTCGCCGCATCTTCGTAGCCGACTTCGGCCTCGCGGTGGAGGTGCCGGGCACCGCCGAGGAGGACTTCGCCCGTCGGGAGTTGGCGGATGTAGAAATAGCCCTCGTGCGAGTAGACCGGCAGGCCGAGCGCGTGCGGCTGCGGCGCGGTCGCCAGCATCTGGGCGCGGACGGGGCGAACGTGCTCGGCGAGGAGTGGGACGAGGCGCGGGAGGTAGGCGTTGAGCGCGAGAACGACGCGGCCGGCCTCCAGCGTGCCGCCACTCGTCACGAGCCGCACACCGTCGCCCGAAGGCTCGGCGCTCTGCACAGCGCAGTGCTCGACGACGCGGGCACCGCTCTGCTTAGCGAGGGCACGCACCGTGCGGACCGGGTGCAGCGCCGCTCCGCCCGCCACGCGCAGCGCGCCGAAGAACCCGACGCTTCCAATCTCGCGGTTGGCCTCATTCGGCGGCAGATACTCGGCCTCGACGCCGTCGGCTCGGAGCAAGTCGGCCGCCCGGCGTAGCCGCGCGTCTTCGGCCTCGTCGCCTGCTGCGGTCAAGCTTCCCGA
It encodes:
- a CDS encoding peptidylprolyl isomerase, with product MSYATAGDTVRVHYTGTLADGTEFDSSAGRPPLEFTVGGGQVIAGFDEAVTGMATGESQTVEIPADQAYGPRRDEMMLSVPPEQFPENLDPEVGEELELTDSSGQSLAVRVAEVTDEAVTLDANHPLAGEDLTFAITLEEIVSG
- a CDS encoding Bax inhibitor-1 family protein; the protein is MDTYNLSAPVASLGSEARAAFVTRTYLHLFGAILLFTGIEVALFKSGLAFPIAEAMLSVNWLLVLGGFVIVSWFASRTAHSALSPAAQYAALGGFVFAQAIIFVPLLYIANTVAPGVIGSAAWVTLLGFTGLTAVAVLTGKDFSVLGGLLKWGFIVAIVAIVAGVLFGFELGTWFSVAMIGLAGAAILYDTSKILRDYPEDRHVAASLELFASVALMFWYVLRLMMSRN
- a CDS encoding FAD-binding oxidoreductase; protein product: MATVSHWQADAPGVATAGEPPSRCDVAVVGGGIAGASTAHWLRQLESDLDVVLVERGRLASGASGRNAGFLLQGTDADFARTAEERGAEVARRLWQFTQENRDGLVEALGGAEVEMVPSGSLTAAGDEAEDARLRRAADLLRADGVEAEYLPPNEANREIGSVGFFGALRVAGGAALHPVRTVRALAKQSGARVVEHCAVQSAEPSGDGVRLVTSGGTLEAGRVVLALNAYLPRLVPLLAEHVRPVRAQMLATAPQPHALGLPVYSHEGYFYIRQLPTGEVLLGGARHLHREAEVGYEDAATAPLQADLEAYLHRHFPAFAGADVARRWSGTMGFSSTGLPRFGTVPGVDQAWWVGGFTGHGMGYGFRMGRTVAAAVSGQDDPFDSLFRSDR